A window of Corallococcus macrosporus DSM 14697 contains these coding sequences:
- a CDS encoding DUF4150 domain-containing protein, which translates to MANTVGVNKMSVVTKDSKGVTVAFPDVCKTPGPAGPVPIPYPNVARSADTEQGSKKVSVEGNPVCVRDSNFSTSTGDEAGSVGGVVSGTTRGKAEFVNFSFDVQFEGKSVARAFDLMLHNDRNTPPTPLMQPPVAGLGVPPEKRPCDTCGKER; encoded by the coding sequence ATGGCCAATACCGTTGGCGTGAACAAGATGTCGGTTGTCACCAAGGACTCCAAGGGTGTCACCGTCGCCTTCCCAGACGTGTGCAAGACGCCAGGCCCAGCGGGGCCGGTGCCCATCCCCTATCCAAACGTCGCCAGGTCCGCGGATACCGAACAGGGGAGCAAGAAGGTCTCCGTGGAAGGCAACCCGGTTTGTGTGAGGGATTCGAACTTCAGCACGAGCACCGGTGACGAGGCGGGCTCGGTGGGAGGCGTGGTTTCAGGGACGACCCGGGGCAAGGCCGAGTTCGTCAACTTCTCCTTCGATGTGCAGTTCGAGGGCAAGAGCGTGGCGCGCGCCTTCGACCTCATGTTGCACAACGACAGGAACACGCCTCCCACGCCGCTGATGCAGCCACCCGTCGCCGGGCTCGGCGTGCCACCCGAGAAACGTCCCTGCGACACCTGTGGGAAAGAGCGCTGA